ACATTTCTTCTCCGGATACGATTCTCACAACAGGTCCCTCCTGACCGTGGTAAATTATATGAGGCAAGTCTCCACCTTATGCAGACTAGCTTGACGAGCACTCAATAATTACTTGTGCAATAGCATGCTGCTTCGTATGTGAAATGGATATATGTATCTTCTCATCTTGATCGGCTGATTCAATATACGGCGCACCTTCTGGCGATTTCCGCACACAAATGTCTTGCCAGCTAAGTCTACCAATCCCAGTACCCCTCGCTTTTGCATACGCTTCTTTAGCTGCAAAACGTCCCGCCAAAAATTCCACACTTCTATGCCCACTTATTTGCTGATATTCTCTACGTTCACGTTCAGTTAGGATACGCCCAGCAAATGCAGCATTCCTCTGAACAACCTGTTTGATGCGATCAATCTCAATCATATCTATTCCGATTCCTCTAATCATCTCTATACTCCTTCGTACTAATTCGTCACAAGCCTGCATAGTGTTTTCAATAGTGATTATACCTCTAGCTATGCTAAACTAATAAGAAAACGAGTGAGCTTAATTTACCAGCCACTCCTACAACATTTCATTGAACCAAATTGATAATAAATTCTCTGAAAAAGGTGGTCGAATTATGTTTGTGCGAAATGAAGATTTTCGCTCATTTATCCGTTATTATCCTATCATTTCCATACTTATTGGTATACATATCCTCCTCTTTGTTCTCGTAAACCTTTTTGGTATGTATTCGATCTTAAGACTTGGAGTGGGCTACAATCGAGCGATTGAAATTGGTGAATATTGGAGACTTGTAACACCAATATTCCTCCATGGTGGATTTGCCCACGTCTTATTCAATTCCTTTTCACTCTATCTTTTTGGTCCGGCCTTAGAACAGATGTTAGGGAAAACCAAGTTCTTGGTTGGCTACTTCGGAGCTGGAATTATCGCCAATATTGCCACCTTCTATTTGCAAGGTAGCAATTTCAGTCACGTAGGTGCTTCTGGTGCAATCTTTGGGCTTTTCGGGATATATTTTTATATGGCTTTCTATCGCAAAGAATTAATTGATCAAGCAAATTCACAATTGATTTTAATGATTCTTGGTATAGGGCTCGTAATGACATTTGTAAGTCCTAATATCAACATTCTTGGTCATCTCTTTGGGTTTATAGGCGGGGCAGCTCTGGCACCTATTCTTTTGATTGGAGCTAAACCATTTATCAATCGCGGCATTATTCGCGTCAGACGAACGGCTGACAGTGGAGAAATAAGGTTTAAACCAAACCGTTGGCAACGGAGAAAAATCCGTACAGGGTCTGGTCGCGGCGGGAGAATTCTATGGGGGATTTTCATTTTCCTTGTCGTGATTGGTTTTATAGCAAGATTTGTTTAACGAAGTTCACACAAAAAAACCAGTGATTTTAACTAATCACTGGTTTTTTACGTGAAAGACTGTTTTAAATAATAATCTACAGCATCTTTTAAGGTTCCCGTAACCTCAAAGTTTTGATTTAATTCAAAATCATACTTCATTAATTGAAGCACATGGTTCGGTTTTAACCCACATAAAACCACGGAAACGCCAATAACTTCGAGCATCGAGCAAAACGATAACAGCGGAAGAACTCCGCTATTTTCAATTTCTCCAATACCACTAAAGTCCAGAATCACACGTTCATACTTTCCATTGTTCAAAATTTGTAAAAGATTTAACTCGTTAACAAGGAAGAGCTCCTTTTCAAGTTCACCAAACAAAGGAATAATCCCCATATTATTAGATATTGGTAAGAAGGGGCTTGATAGCTTTTTTATTTTCATTAAAGCAGCTTCAAGCTCCTCCTTTTTATCTAATAAATCAAAGTTTGTATCAGCTAGTCTCTCTCGTTGCTTCTGTAGCATCGTGGACAACTTCTCAATGCGATCATCCTGTCTGACACAAACTATCTGCCCGACTCCACTTGACCATTTTGCAAAAACCTGAAAAAGAGAATAGGGCGACTGAACCGTATTCATGACTAATTCTAATTCAACTTCATCTTGAGAGGGGCTCAACATACGTACCGCTTTATCCCTGCTATCAAAATCAACAAGATCCAAAAAAGACGAATGGATTGAGAAAGCTTTCGCAGCATTTTCGGACTGTGAAAGGATCGTCAATGTCTCATCAATTAAAAAAGCTGGAAGAGGATGATCATTTATATCATAAATCATACTGTACACTATCCTTCCAACTTTCAAGCCATTCACGTACCTGACGCAAATCAGCTACTAGCTTAGTTTGTTCAGAGCAGTAGCTAGACAAATCATACTGTGATGCAAGCCTACCCCCTACTATTATCTCAGGTGAATGTGGCAAATCTTCTAGTTCGGTTACATATCGATTTAAGCGCTCCGCATGGTGTCGAATAGAGACCGAAATTCCTACCACTGATGCTCCCCACTTCTTAGCTTGATCTAAAGTATACTCAAGAGGTAAATTTGCTCCAAAAAGCTTTGTTTGAAATCCGTATTCCTCAAAGAGCAATGAAATCATTTTCACTCCCAAGTAGTGCTGCTCTTGTTCAATACAAAGAAAAAGAGCCTTTGGTCCTTCTGAATTCCGATTCGCCATCTTTCTAAAATGGGCATATCGTGATAGAACATAATCACAAGTTGTTGTAGCTAAATGCTCGTCCGCTACAGATATTTTGTTTTCCTCCCATAGTATTCCAATACGATGCATCGCTTTTGTAAGAACTTCGAAGGTTAAATAACTGTTTTCCACCAACTCAGAATGATCCATTATTCTTTCCCATGCTTGATTTTGATCACCTTCAAGAAAGTCATCTGTTAACATTTCAATATTGATCGCCATGTTCACACCCCTTTCTATAAGATGAATGATCGTTCTAAAAGTTTTGCTATTTCATATTACCTGACATTCTGCTACAAGAAATTCACTCTTCATTATCCTTCCTTTTATTTGAACGATAGGAATACCAATTCAACAGTTCTTCTGCATGAGAACGACCGAGGTCTTTCACTCTAAACTGTTTTCCAGCAAAACTTGATAAAATCGATACTTTAAAGGTAGCTAATTGTCGACGCTTTTGGAAGAAAGTTGTCTCGATTTCCAGCGATTGAATCTTCTTACGAGAAACATAGACTCTCGTTCTTCCAATTTGCCTAAACTGTAACAGCGCCACGTCATTTTTCACACCAGAAGCCGCATCACGATAATGAAGATAACCAATCAGAGCAGAGATCGGTAGCAACAATATCGACATAGCGCCATATGGAACAAAGTAACTAATGACACCTATTGGTAGTAGAACGGGTATACAGAATCGAAAAAAATACCTTCTCCTAGCACGAACAGGCAAGGAAGTATACTCTTCATGTATCGCTAATTCAGGTAGAATTTCTGCAAGCACCTCGGTAACTTTCTTACGCTTTATAAGTGGAAATAAAATCGTTGAAAACTGTTCATCTTTTCCACCGCCACCTCCGCTCTCCACATAAAGCACAGAATAGCCGAACGGTTGACGAAGAACACCCTCTACAATGCGTATGGCCTGGATACGATGCACAGGAATCGTTAACTGTCTCTTCTCTAAAATCCCTCTATTAATGATTAAATCATTCTCCATTCGAGTGAGAATGAACCCTCCATACTTCAAGACAGTCCCCAAAACAGAGAAGATCCAGGAGACTAATAATAAAAAGGCAACACCAAGTAATACATATGGAAGGGTGGCCTCCATCACTCGCTCTGTTATGCTCTCATAAAATGCATCAGGAAGAAGATCATCTACTTGGGAAGCAAAGGCTGCGACGAACGAGAGCACTACGCCAATCCCGCCCGATGTGGATGCCGCTATAAGTAACTCTCGCCATGAAAGCTTATATTCGAATGTCTTTGGATTTTCTAGTTCTTCCACTTCTTCATCTAATATTGGTTTTCTTTTATCATAAAGTTCACTTCTTAATAACTCTGCATCTTCACGTCTTAGAGCGGACATAACCACTTCAGGTTCGCCACCACCACCAGCGGTTTCAATTTGAACTTTCACAAGACTGAACAAACGTTGGATAAGACCTTCAGAAAAATCAATGGATTGAATTCTCTCACGTGGAATGAATCTTTTCTTTCGAAATATAAAGCCTTGATGAATTCGAAGTTCATTGTTTTCGACCTGATATGTATAAAAAAACCAACCAAGAACACCATTTCCGATCGTAAACAATAAGAGTGCCCCTATTGCTATAACGTGCCACCATTCATAACCGCTTCCGCCCCCAACAAAAACGAAGAAAATAAGAGGGAGCGCCGCTTCTCTTGCATATCTTAAAAGGGATAATAACATAGCCACTGGATGAAGACGTTTCTTATTAGACATCTTCTTCCGCCACCCTTGCAAGCACGGAGATACGGTCTCTAAGCTCATCTGCTATGTCATTTGATAGAGCTGGAATCTCGTGAGTCGTTGCTGCAGTAGAAATAGTCACAGATGATAGACGATAAGCTCTTAAAAGTGGTCCCTGTCTTGTATCAACGTGTTGAACTCGAACCATTGGAATCAACGTTCGCTTCACTACAATAACGCCATATTTAAGCTCAATTTCATGTTCTGTAACTTCATACCGCCATTTTGACCATCGTAACCTCGGTAAAACCCAGGTTTGTAAAAGGAAAAAGAGCAAAGCAAGTATACAGCTTATCACCAATGTCCATAAAGGAATTGGTACTATCATTAAATGAATAACAAACAGACCACATAGGAGAGCAATGGCTAGTAAAGAAACCAGTCCACCAGTAATTTGCCAAACTTTCAATCCTTGTGGATCAATTTGTTTTGAAGGTTCCAGTCGCATTCTTTTCCCCCTTTCTACCTCGTATCCTCTATTTTCTTTAAATTAGTATATCATGTTTATTAAGTCTTCTATTCTCATTTTTATCCTCTATCACTAGTCCTATCTGTATTCTTTGTTCCATCTTCATTCACCTTTTCATTTCATCAAAATCTCACAAAACAAAAAACTTGAGCAACATTCAGCTCAAGTTTTTTCTGAAATTAAAACTATATTAGTCCATTATGTTCATTTCTCGATTTTTGGCTCATTTCGAGAGAAAAGTTCTCATAGAGGATAAATGCCCCAAAAATTAATAACGTTTATGAGCATGGCAGAATTAAAAATGTTTTGATACATAAGGTCGCTCGGATTCTCTCATACTAATGATTTCCTTTTGTTCATGATCCCAAATCGATAGTATTTTTGAGTCAGCGTTGTAGAAAGTTAGATGTTGATCTGAACATTGAACAAGCTCACTACTTGGGATAGGGAATTTTTCTTGATACCCTGTTTTGGAGCATATATAAACGAGCTGATCACTTTTCCCTGTTCGCCCATTGATGCCATGAACAATTAAGCTCCCGTTCCAGGAGTGAATCGTTCGTGGAGAAAAGTCGAGCTTAAAGGAATTTTTTATCTCATACGAATCATTTAGAAGAAGAATCTGATTTTGATAAGAAGCAGAGATCGATAGCGCAGCAACATATATGCCTTCCTCTGCGATCATCATATTAACTGGAGAATATCCAGCTTCTAGCGGGATCACTTTTTTTCCTTTGTCACCGAATGTTGTTAAAAGAGCTTCATTTCCCTCAACATGGTAGGAAGAAACAATAAGCTGATTTCCTTTTCTTTTTAGATCACAGAAAATGCCATTCACGTGCCACTGGTGTGTGATACGCGGGTCTTCCTTTGAGAACTCATAAATCCATCCATTCCATTCTTCCCCTTCACAAGCAATGCAAATTGACTCAGGGTATTCATAGAAACTTGGCTTCCCGTTTACTTGAAATGTTCTCAATTGAGCAAGGTTGTGAACAAAGACATAAACCTCGACATGGTTAGATGAAAGTTGCTTGGTAAACCAATAATTCTGGTTTGAATCCCTTACAACATTAGAAAAGCCTTCTTCACTTGCGATTGGTAGCTTGGGTACATTGACCCGCTCTGATGTTTTAGTATTGTGATGGGCATTTTCACCGGATTTGAGTGCTTTGTTCCCTTGCTCTAACGGCATTCCAAACTCTCCCTTCATAATCAGCTGCCTTCTTCCGTTTAGGCAAGTAGGAAAAAGGATAGATATTTATAACCGATCCTTGCTGTTAGTACTAGTTTAACAAACAATTCGTCAAGGGGGTATTGGGAAATAACAATAACTTTCGTCGGATTAATAAAGCGAATTGTTTCCTACTTTCCCAAGTATTGTAGAATCGACTAGGACTTTATTCCTCGTTCCCTCCATTTAACAGGGGCACGCTCTCTTTACTACTATTGTATAAACAGTAGTAGGAGGACGACTTTTACCTTGACACCCTTTCTCTTCTGCATAACAATGATTACGAATCCACTAATTTCAGGAAGGATGAGATTCACTTGGCACGCAACCATGATGAGTATATTCGCAATCTATTCGGAAATGAAGACACAGCACTTCAATCAGTCAATGAAAGCATTCGTAGAAATGGTATGCCCGCAATCTCAATTAAACCTGAAGTAGGACGCTTCCTAGCACTACTCGTCAGTATTGCAAAACCTCGAAACGTAATGGAAATCGGTGCCCTTGGCGGTTATAGTGGCATCATGCTCGCAGGTGCTCTTGAGAAAGAAGGCTCCCTCACATCTCTGGAGTTAGAAGAAACCTACGCCAATGTTGCTAAAGACAATCTCACTAGAGCGGGACTTGGCGATAAAGTGAAATACGTTATAGGACCAGCTCTTCAAAATATGGAATCTCTCCATAGCGCCGGCCAACAATACGATTTCTTCTTTATTGATGCTGATAAAGTGAACTACCCTAACTATTTTAGTATGGCACTAAAATTAGCAACTCCTGGAGCAATCATCGTCGCTGATAATACCCTTCAAGGTGATAAAGTTTTCGATGAAGATATCCATAGTGAGAATGTGGAAGCTATTCGATCATTTAATAAACAAATAGCAACTGATGATAGAGTGGAGTCCATTCTATTGCCTTTGTGCGATGGCTTAACGATTTGTAGAGTAAAACCTTAACTAGAAGAAATAAACAAGAAAGAAGGGAGAGCAATGCTCTCCCTTCTTTCTTGTTAGTTGAAAGGCGAAGATACCACCTAACATCGCCCTCTTATTTAGAATGCTACGATTGTTCTTCCACGTACTTTTCCATTTAGAATTGAACTCAACACATCAGGTAGTTCATCAAGTGTCACTTCATTTTGAATCGATTCAAGGTGCTCAGACGGTTTATATTCGTCAGCGGCTTTCTTCCAAATTTCCTTCCGCTTTTCCATTGGACAATAGACAGAGTCAATCCCGAGTAAATTAACTCCTCTTAAAATAAACGGAAAAACAGTTGTAGGAACTTTAGCGCCTGCAGTAAGACCACTTACGGCAACAGCGCCTCCGTACATTGTATTACTTAAAACAGCAGCAAGCGTTTCTCCTCCAACGGGATCGACTGCGCCTGCCCACTTCTGTTTGCCAATCGGCTTAAATCCTTCAGGGGCTACTTCTTCTCGACCGATTGTATGTGTCGCACCAAGTTGCTTCAGGTAATCATATTCTGATTCTTTCCCCGTACTTGCTGCCACTTCATACCCTTTTTTAGCTAGAATAGCTACAGCCATACTTCCTACGCCACCCGTTGCACCTGTCACAAGAACTGGTCCTTTTTCAGGCGTCACACCCGCTTGTTCGAGTTGATACACGGAAAGAGCTGCCGTAAATCCTGCTGTTCCGTATACCATTGCTTCTTTAAAAGACAGTCCGTCAGGTAGTGGGACGATCCAATCTGATTTCACCCTAGCATACTCGCTAAACCCGCCGTAGTGTGACACGCCTAACTCGTAGCTAGTAACAATGACCCGATCTCCTTCCTTCCAATCTGGATGATCCGATTCCGCAACTACACCTGCAAGATCTATACCAGGGATGTGCGGGTATTTCTTAACAATATTTCCCTTTGGATGAGTAGCTAACCCATCTTTATAGTTCACGCTAGAATAATGAACTTTAACTAACACATCTCCTTCAGGAAGATCGTCTTTCGTTAAATTCTTTATTGATACTTTTGTATCCTCATCAATCTTATCAACAACTAAAGCTTTAAATTGATCCATCTAGGATCCCTCCTTCAACTTTCTTTCGGACTCATCTTAACAGAAATTATTCTGACCGGTCAATTAATCTGAATTCTTTAATCACACATATGGTTTGTGTATAATGATCACTGTAAGGAGAGGAATGAGATGAAACGTAAAGCTGAGTTAAAGCGGCAACAGATTATTAAAGCAGCCTATCAAGCCGTCTCTGATAAAGGGTATGAGGCGGTTACACTTCAAGACATAGCTGATTATGCAGACGTAAGTAAAGGCGTCCCAAATTATTATTTCCAGAACAAAGAGGACGTACTTGCTCATCTGCTCGCTCAAATTACCGATCGCATATATGAAAAAGAGAAACTGGCTGTTGAAAAGGAAACGACTTCAACAAACATGCTTCTTGCATATTTAAATACAGTGTTTGTAGGTCCTAAAGAAAATGAGAAATTCTACCGTGTATATTTAGATTTTCTTGCGCAGGCAACCAGAAACAAACGGTACAGAGAAATAAATGAACGCTTTTATCAAAATTGTTCATCCATCTCTAAAGTGATCCTCGAGCAAGGGAAGAAAGAGGGCGCCTTTCGCACGATTGATAACGAAGAGGCAGGGAGAACAATTAGGGCAATGATAGACGGTTATATGATTCAATGGATGATGACGGGTGACCATACGCAACATAACGCATATAAAACAGCTTGTTACAGGAGCGTGCTTTCCTATATACAAAACTAACTTTTGCTACTTTTCGCCCCGTGCTACTTTTCAATGAAAAGCTCCTCATTTCTTATTGAACTTCATTCCCTCAAAAAACAAGACGGCCTTTCACTCTCATTAATAAAACATCTGAGAATGGGCAAGCTAACATCTAATAAAGGAGGGATGACGTTTGCCTCAGGAAAAAAAACGCGGCATGAAAAAAGAGCTGTCTCAATCTGTTGAACATGCCAACCAAACAAAGCCTTCCACTAAACAAAAAAGCAAAAAAATCACAGAGTAAAACCGGGCCATGCGCGCCCGGTTTTACTTTAGTTTGAACGTAGATTGATCAATGAGTTCAACATCACTTCTTTGTCTAATTACATCCATCAGTTGAAAGAGCGCTGCATCTTTTTGTTTGGCTTCAATCATACAATCAATTTGGTCTGTGCTTCCTTTGACTTCATTCAGAAAAGAAAAGAACCAATCAACATCTACATAATCAGCATGACTTCGAAATTCCTTTTCACTCTTAGGAGAAGAAATATGCATCTTAACAGGTAGTGAAGAGTCTCTCCAAGTATTAACCACTCTCCCCCATTCTTTCGCCCAATCTTTTGTTTCATGACACGCCACATGATGATGATAATCAAAAACGAGCGGCACGTTTAACTTCTCACATAAATAAAGAGTATCTAGGAGCGTATACGTTGTATCATCATTCTCTAAAATAATGGTTTGCTGTATTTTCTGCGGGGTATACATCCAATTATGGATAAACCGTTCAAGTGACTTCTCCTTATCATCATAGGCTCCTCCTACATGAAGGACACACCGATGTGTTGAAGGAAGTCCCATTTCTTCAAGAAGACGTACGTGCAAAGAAAGCATTTGAATCGATGCTTGTAAAATTTCTTTCTTAGGTGAATTAAGTAAGACGAAATGATCCGGGTGAAAGTCCACCCTCATTTTTTCTCTAATTGCAAAATCACCTAACTGTTTCAACGGTTTCTTTAGTGGAGAAAGATAATCCCACCCTTCAAGGGCTTCATGATTGGCAAGCGGGATTAGCCTTGAGCTAAAGCGAAAAAAATGAATCTCGTTCCCTTTGTTGTGCTTAAGAAGACGTAGGCAGTTCTCAAGATTTGAAATTGCAATCCGCTCAAGCTTCCGAATAGCCGCTTCTTTATCTTGGATTTTTTGAAATTGAGCATATGTCATCGTCTGAGACGGAGAACCGTTATTCAGTTCTGTACTCATTGCGACATACCCTAGCCGAATAATCGTCATTCCATTCTCACCTCCAAACATCTTTCTATTAGGCTCTCCATTCCATTCTTAATTCATTAGCCACAACTTACGTTCGATTAGGCGTTGAAGCGTGGTACAATAGACATAATACCTGGATGCGGGTAATAACAAAAAAGGGGTAATTGTATGGCAACTCGAATCATTACTGACAGCAGCGTCGACTTCCCTGAAGAACTGCTAAATGAATTGAACGTAACGGTCGTTCCACTCAACCTTCTCTTTGGTGAAGAAGAATACAAAGCTGGAGTAGATCTTGATACGCAAACGTTCTACCAAAAACTTAAAAAATCTAAAGAGCTTCCTAAGTCCTCTGCCCCAGCACCACAGGACTTTCTTACAAAATTTGAAGAAGCAAGTCCTGAGGACGATATTCTTGTCATAGCGCTGTCCGGAGCATTAAGCACTACTTATGACAACGCTGTACTTGCAAAGAAAATGTTTCATGAGGAACATCCTGACAGGAAAATCGAAGTCATCAATTCAAAAACAGCCTCATCAGGTCTTGGGATCATTGTTTATCACGTTGCAGAAATGGCACGTGACGGCGAAACCTTTGAATCCATCGTTGAACAAGCATATGAATAC
The Pseudalkalibacillus hwajinpoensis genome window above contains:
- the acpS gene encoding holo-ACP synthase, yielding MIRGIGIDMIEIDRIKQVVQRNAAFAGRILTERERREYQQISGHRSVEFLAGRFAAKEAYAKARGTGIGRLSWQDICVRKSPEGAPYIESADQDEKIHISISHTKQHAIAQVIIECSSS
- a CDS encoding rhomboid family intramembrane serine protease, with amino-acid sequence MFVRNEDFRSFIRYYPIISILIGIHILLFVLVNLFGMYSILRLGVGYNRAIEIGEYWRLVTPIFLHGGFAHVLFNSFSLYLFGPALEQMLGKTKFLVGYFGAGIIANIATFYLQGSNFSHVGASGAIFGLFGIYFYMAFYRKELIDQANSQLILMILGIGLVMTFVSPNINILGHLFGFIGGAALAPILLIGAKPFINRGIIRVRRTADSGEIRFKPNRWQRRKIRTGSGRGGRILWGIFIFLVVIGFIARFV
- a CDS encoding STAS domain-containing protein; its protein translation is MIYDINDHPLPAFLIDETLTILSQSENAAKAFSIHSSFLDLVDFDSRDKAVRMLSPSQDEVELELVMNTVQSPYSLFQVFAKWSSGVGQIVCVRQDDRIEKLSTMLQKQRERLADTNFDLLDKKEELEAALMKIKKLSSPFLPISNNMGIIPLFGELEKELFLVNELNLLQILNNGKYERVILDFSGIGEIENSGVLPLLSFCSMLEVIGVSVVLCGLKPNHVLQLMKYDFELNQNFEVTGTLKDAVDYYLKQSFT
- a CDS encoding cobalamin B12-binding domain-containing protein, translating into MAINIEMLTDDFLEGDQNQAWERIMDHSELVENSYLTFEVLTKAMHRIGILWEENKISVADEHLATTTCDYVLSRYAHFRKMANRNSEGPKALFLCIEQEQHYLGVKMISLLFEEYGFQTKLFGANLPLEYTLDQAKKWGASVVGISVSIRHHAERLNRYVTELEDLPHSPEIIVGGRLASQYDLSSYCSEQTKLVADLRQVREWLESWKDSVQYDL
- a CDS encoding PH domain-containing protein, encoding MSNKKRLHPVAMLLSLLRYAREAALPLIFFVFVGGGSGYEWWHVIAIGALLLFTIGNGVLGWFFYTYQVENNELRIHQGFIFRKKRFIPRERIQSIDFSEGLIQRLFSLVKVQIETAGGGGEPEVVMSALRREDAELLRSELYDKRKPILDEEVEELENPKTFEYKLSWRELLIAASTSGGIGVVLSFVAAFASQVDDLLPDAFYESITERVMEATLPYVLLGVAFLLLVSWIFSVLGTVLKYGGFILTRMENDLIINRGILEKRQLTIPVHRIQAIRIVEGVLRQPFGYSVLYVESGGGGGKDEQFSTILFPLIKRKKVTEVLAEILPELAIHEEYTSLPVRARRRYFFRFCIPVLLPIGVISYFVPYGAMSILLLPISALIGYLHYRDAASGVKNDVALLQFRQIGRTRVYVSRKKIQSLEIETTFFQKRRQLATFKVSILSSFAGKQFRVKDLGRSHAEELLNWYSYRSNKRKDNEE
- a CDS encoding PH domain-containing protein, whose product is MRLEPSKQIDPQGLKVWQITGGLVSLLAIALLCGLFVIHLMIVPIPLWTLVISCILALLFFLLQTWVLPRLRWSKWRYEVTEHEIELKYGVIVVKRTLIPMVRVQHVDTRQGPLLRAYRLSSVTISTAATTHEIPALSNDIADELRDRISVLARVAEEDV
- a CDS encoding O-methyltransferase, whose amino-acid sequence is MARNHDEYIRNLFGNEDTALQSVNESIRRNGMPAISIKPEVGRFLALLVSIAKPRNVMEIGALGGYSGIMLAGALEKEGSLTSLELEETYANVAKDNLTRAGLGDKVKYVIGPALQNMESLHSAGQQYDFFFIDADKVNYPNYFSMALKLATPGAIIVADNTLQGDKVFDEDIHSENVEAIRSFNKQIATDDRVESILLPLCDGLTICRVKP
- a CDS encoding NADPH:quinone oxidoreductase family protein: MDQFKALVVDKIDEDTKVSIKNLTKDDLPEGDVLVKVHYSSVNYKDGLATHPKGNIVKKYPHIPGIDLAGVVAESDHPDWKEGDRVIVTSYELGVSHYGGFSEYARVKSDWIVPLPDGLSFKEAMVYGTAGFTAALSVYQLEQAGVTPEKGPVLVTGATGGVGSMAVAILAKKGYEVAASTGKESEYDYLKQLGATHTIGREEVAPEGFKPIGKQKWAGAVDPVGGETLAAVLSNTMYGGAVAVSGLTAGAKVPTTVFPFILRGVNLLGIDSVYCPMEKRKEIWKKAADEYKPSEHLESIQNEVTLDELPDVLSSILNGKVRGRTIVAF
- a CDS encoding TetR/AcrR family transcriptional regulator, encoding MKRKAELKRQQIIKAAYQAVSDKGYEAVTLQDIADYADVSKGVPNYYFQNKEDVLAHLLAQITDRIYEKEKLAVEKETTSTNMLLAYLNTVFVGPKENEKFYRVYLDFLAQATRNKRYREINERFYQNCSSISKVILEQGKKEGAFRTIDNEEAGRTIRAMIDGYMIQWMMTGDHTQHNAYKTACYRSVLSYIQN
- the uvsE gene encoding UV DNA damage repair endonuclease UvsE codes for the protein MTIIRLGYVAMSTELNNGSPSQTMTYAQFQKIQDKEAAIRKLERIAISNLENCLRLLKHNKGNEIHFFRFSSRLIPLANHEALEGWDYLSPLKKPLKQLGDFAIREKMRVDFHPDHFVLLNSPKKEILQASIQMLSLHVRLLEEMGLPSTHRCVLHVGGAYDDKEKSLERFIHNWMYTPQKIQQTIILENDDTTYTLLDTLYLCEKLNVPLVFDYHHHVACHETKDWAKEWGRVVNTWRDSSLPVKMHISSPKSEKEFRSHADYVDVDWFFSFLNEVKGSTDQIDCMIEAKQKDAALFQLMDVIRQRSDVELIDQSTFKLK
- a CDS encoding DegV family protein: MATRIITDSSVDFPEELLNELNVTVVPLNLLFGEEEYKAGVDLDTQTFYQKLKKSKELPKSSAPAPQDFLTKFEEASPEDDILVIALSGALSTTYDNAVLAKKMFHEEHPDRKIEVINSKTASSGLGIIVYHVAEMARDGETFESIVEQAYEYTEDTLTMFLLDTLENVIKGGRLDRVRGTIASALNIKLLMKASDDDGSLEVLDKIRGNKRAVRQFIQKIGEYGHNFEDKVIAVAHSNCEDKAKALIEQIQERYKFKNVILSTMGPLIGTYAGEGGLLVAFKKN